A stretch of Apostichopus japonicus isolate 1M-3 chromosome 9, ASM3797524v1, whole genome shotgun sequence DNA encodes these proteins:
- the LOC139973050 gene encoding probable thiopurine S-methyltransferase isoform X2, translating into MNLNNGHDLHESETQPNAKRQKVSHQSNGNIDEKRPHLLASSDDASSDDTSSKSHEETLQKNQFGDMVTDPDISTDEWVNIWKKGKTKFHKKDVHSIIKTYLPRLIEGKKNPTFLLPLCGKSVDMKWLLDQGLNVSGCEIAEEGVEQFFQENNIDFTVESLGGKIEGKLYKGKKLPVTIYVCDFFELPSVTSCRYDCVWDRGSLAAINTKDRSRYCNVMKKLLKADGRWLLDVFELDHVKFAGPPFNQDTEELRQLIGKQYDFEQLRRKDAMNPWSETWGVSYFIVKDFLIQQKSDNI; encoded by the exons ATGAATTTAAACAATGGACATGACCTACATGAATCGGAGACACAGCCGAACGCCAAACGTCAGAAAGTCAGCCACCAATCAAATGGAAACATTGACGAAAAGCGCCCCCATTTGCTTGCGTCATCAGACGATGCGTCATCAGACGATACATCATCAAAGAGTCATGAAGAAACGCTTCAGAAAAACCAATTCGGAGACATGGTAACCGACCCCGACATATCAACAGATGAATGGGTCAACATATGGAAGAAAGGCAAAACCAAATTCCATAAGAAAGACGTCCACTC GATCATCAAAACTTACCTTCCGAGGTTAATCGAGGGCAAGAAAAACCCAACATTCCTGTTGCCTCTTTGCGGGAAATCAGTGGACATGAAGTG GTTACTAGATCAAGGTTTAAATGTCAGTGGTTGTGAAATTGCTGAAGAAGGCGTGGAACAGTTTTTCCAGGAAAATAATATAGACTTCACCGTAGAATCATTGGGCGGAAAGATCGAAGGTAAACTTTACAAG GGAAAGAAACTGCCAGTTACCATCTACGTTTGTGATTTCTTCGAGTTACCTTCAGTGACGTCATGCAGATACGACTGTGTGTGGGATCGAGGATCTTTGGCGGCCATCAATACGAAGGATCGATCCAG GTATTGCAACGTCATGAAAAAGCTTCTTAAAGCCGATGGTCGTTGGTTGTTGGATGTGTTTGAACTGGATCACGTTAAGTTTGCTGGACCACCATTCAATCAGGATACAGAAGAGCTCAGGCAACTAATCGGTAA ACAGTATGATTTCGAACAGTTGAGAAGAAAGGATGCTATGAATCCATGGAGCGAGACATGGGGTGTATCCTACTTTATTGTGAAAGATTTTCTAATACAACAAAAGTCTGACAATATTTAA
- the LOC139973050 gene encoding probable thiopurine S-methyltransferase isoform X1 — protein sequence MNLNNGHDLHESETQPNAKRQKVSHQSNGNIDEKRPHLLASSDDASSDDTSSKSHEETLQKNQFGDMVTDPDISTDEWVNIWKKGKTKFHKKDVHSIIKTYLPRLIEGKKNPTFLLPLCGKSVDMKWLLDQGLNVSGCEIAEEGVEQFFQENNIDFTVESLGGKIEGKLYKGKKLPVTIYVCDFFELPSVTSCRYDCVWDRGSLAAINTKDRSRYCNVMKKLLKADGRWLLDVFELDHVKFAGPPFNQDTEELRQLIGIQYDFEQLRRKDAMNPWSETWGVSYFIVKDFLIQQKSDNI from the exons ATGAATTTAAACAATGGACATGACCTACATGAATCGGAGACACAGCCGAACGCCAAACGTCAGAAAGTCAGCCACCAATCAAATGGAAACATTGACGAAAAGCGCCCCCATTTGCTTGCGTCATCAGACGATGCGTCATCAGACGATACATCATCAAAGAGTCATGAAGAAACGCTTCAGAAAAACCAATTCGGAGACATGGTAACCGACCCCGACATATCAACAGATGAATGGGTCAACATATGGAAGAAAGGCAAAACCAAATTCCATAAGAAAGACGTCCACTC GATCATCAAAACTTACCTTCCGAGGTTAATCGAGGGCAAGAAAAACCCAACATTCCTGTTGCCTCTTTGCGGGAAATCAGTGGACATGAAGTG GTTACTAGATCAAGGTTTAAATGTCAGTGGTTGTGAAATTGCTGAAGAAGGCGTGGAACAGTTTTTCCAGGAAAATAATATAGACTTCACCGTAGAATCATTGGGCGGAAAGATCGAAGGTAAACTTTACAAG GGAAAGAAACTGCCAGTTACCATCTACGTTTGTGATTTCTTCGAGTTACCTTCAGTGACGTCATGCAGATACGACTGTGTGTGGGATCGAGGATCTTTGGCGGCCATCAATACGAAGGATCGATCCAG GTATTGCAACGTCATGAAAAAGCTTCTTAAAGCCGATGGTCGTTGGTTGTTGGATGTGTTTGAACTGGATCACGTTAAGTTTGCTGGACCACCATTCAATCAGGATACAGAAGAGCTCAGGCAACTAATCG GAATACAGTATGATTTCGAACAGTTGAGAAGAAAGGATGCTATGAATCCATGGAGCGAGACATGGGGTGTATCCTACTTTATTGTGAAAGATTTTCTAATACAACAAAAGTCTGACAATATTTAA